The nucleotide window TGCTCTTGCGCGAACGCGACGACCTTCTCGAAGAACGCGCGGTCCACGCACATGGTGGTCGGGTTGTGCGGGAACGAGAGGATCAGCAGCTTCGCCTTCGGCCACGCCAGCTTCGCGGCCTCCTCCAGCCGTGCGAAGAAATCCCCGTCCGGGGTCAGCGGGACCGACCGCAGGTCGCCGTCGGCGATGACCACCGAGTACGAGTGGATCGGGTAGGTGGGGTTGGGCACGAGCACGCCGTCACCCGGCTGCAGGACCGCGAGCGCCAGGTGGGCCATGCCCTCCTTGGCGCCGATCGTGGCGATCGTCTCCGAATCCGGATCGAGCTCAACGCCGTAGCGGTCCCGGTACCACCGGGCGATCGCGACGCGCAGGCGCGTGATGCCGCGCGACGCGGAGTAACGGTGGTTCTTGGGATTCTGCACCGCCTCGATCAGCTTCGCCACGATGTGCTTCGGCGTTCCGAGATCCGGGTTGCCCATCCCGAGATCGATCACGTCCTCGCCCCGCGCGCGCGCCTTGCTCTTCAGGTCGTTGACGATCGCGAACACGTAGGGCGGAAGCCGCTTGATCCGATAGAAGTCGTCCATGCAGATTCTTCTCAGGGCCTGTCCCGCGATGATACAGGGTCGCGACGCGGAGTGTCAATAAACGCCGGTCTCACGCGGAGTTAGGGGCCGCGTCCACCTCCCGCGCGCCTTCACGGAACTTGCCACGTCGCGCACAAGGATTGGCCACCCTTGCCGTAATGGCAGGGCGGGGCGCCGTTAACTCCTCGATTATGCGGAAAGACCTGTCCGGCACGGCATTTGCGACTCAGCGTCGGGCATGGAGAGCTGGGAATCTTCCGTTGACAGCGTCCAAGAGCGGGTGCTAGAAACCGCTCAACCGTCGACGCTTCAGCCCAGGAGGGCAGGCCGGCGCTTGAAGGGTCGTGACCGGTTCAGCTTGCTCATCGTACGGGGCGACGGTGCCCGCGTCGCGCGCTTCAACTTCTCCCGACCCGTCGCCACCGGAGCGTTCGTGACCTTCGTGGTCTGCGCCTCCGTGCTGGGCGCGCTCGTCGGCGACTGGGTGCAGCTCCGCGACCTCACGCGCGAGGCCAAGACCTTCAGCCGGCAGATCGCCGACCAGCGCGCGACGATCGACGCGTTCAACCGCCGCGTCGCCGAGCTCCGCACGGAGATGGCGGGCTGGCGCGAGCTCCACGCGCGGATCTGGGAGCCGTTCGGCCCCGAGCTCACGCCCGGCAAGCGCGCGCGCGGGATCGGCGGCGGCTCGCTCGTGGCCGACCGCCCGGCCGCCCAGCTGAGCCCGCGGGACGAGCTCGAGCGGCTCGCCGACAGCGTCGCGGAGCAGGGCGAGAACCTCCGCGCCCTCGACCG belongs to Candidatus Methylomirabilota bacterium and includes:
- a CDS encoding aminotransferase class I/II-fold pyridoxal phosphate-dependent enzyme, coding for MDDFYRIKRLPPYVFAIVNDLKSKARARGEDVIDLGMGNPDLGTPKHIVAKLIEAVQNPKNHRYSASRGITRLRVAIARWYRDRYGVELDPDSETIATIGAKEGMAHLALAVLQPGDGVLVPNPTYPIHSYSVVIADGDLRSVPLTPDGDFFARLEEAAKLAWPKAKLLILSFPHNPTTMCVDRAFFEKVVAFAQEHRLMVVHDFAYADFAFDGYRPPSFLEIPGAKDVGVEVFSTSKSYNMPGWRLGFVCGNARMIHALARIKSYLDYGAFQPIQIAGIIALEGDQKVVEEIVEVHRKRRDVLVDGLNKLGWSVPKPRGTMFVWAPIPEPFRALGSLEFSKMLIQDAKVAVSPGIGFGEYGEGYVRFALVENEQRIRQALRGLKQLAR
- a CDS encoding M23 family metallopeptidase → MKGRDRFSLLIVRGDGARVARFNFSRPVATGAFVTFVVCASVLGALVGDWVQLRDLTREAKTFSRQIADQRATIDAFNRRVAELRTEMAGWRELHARIWEPFGPELTPGKRARGIGGGSLVADRPAAQLSPRDELERLADSVAEQGENLRALDRLMARAGKALAALPSRWPVRGSVNSEFGNRLSPWTKVTEFHGGLDISAEMGTQVRAPAAGTVVFAGVQPEYGTTVILEHANDIRSIYGHLSRAAVKPGDHVERGGVIGLTGNTGRSSGPHLHYEILVKGHSVNPRAYLWD